A window of the Cicer arietinum cultivar CDC Frontier isolate Library 1 chromosome 6, Cicar.CDCFrontier_v2.0, whole genome shotgun sequence genome harbors these coding sequences:
- the LOC105852406 gene encoding protein FAR1-RELATED SEQUENCE 5-like, with protein sequence MDCGAIEDEGIRVDNLDDDDNACCWEPATRMGFSCLEEVKSFYEEYASRKDFGWKIRSSRKWQDGEPCYLILSCSREGSKVSKISCTLKTLPTKVNNCLAKIVMKLDKDGLWYITKFELDHTHETSPTKARLFKANKKMNLHVKRTIQINDDAGVRINNTFQSLVKDAGGHENVPFCEREVRNYVNKERRAIGKEDLDDDFHVRNVFWADARSRAAYEYFGDVVTFDITYLTNKYDMPFAAFVCVNHHGQSTLLVCGLLSGEDTYSFV encoded by the exons ATGGATTGTGGTGCTATTGAAGATGAAGGTATCAGGGTTGACAACCTTGATGATGATGACAACGCATGTTGTTGGGAGCCTGCAACAAGGATGGGTTTTTCTTGCTTAGAAGAAGTCAAATCATTTTATGAAGAGTATGCTTCGAGAAAGGATTTTGGGTGGAAGATTAGATCTTCAAGAAAATGGCAAGATGGGGAGCCGTGCTACTTAATTTTATCATGCTCAAGAGAGGGGTCTAAAGTGTCAAAAATTTCGTGTACGTTAAAAACACTTCCAACTAAGGTAAATAATTGTCTTGCCAAGATTGTTATGAAGTTGGATAAAGATGGATTGTGGTACATTACAAAATTTGAACTTGATCATACTCACGAGACGAGTCCTACAAAGGCAAGGTTGTTCAAAGCTAACAAGAAAATGAATTTGCATGTAAAGAGAACAATACAAATCAATGATGATGCAGGAGTGAGGATCAACAATACATTTCAATCTCTTGTTAAAGATGCAGGAGGACATGAAAACGTACCATTTTGTGAAAGAGAGGTGAGGAATTATGTTAACAAGGAACGACGCGCAATAGGAAAAGAAG ATTTGGATGATGATTTTCACGTAAGGAATGTGTTTTGGGCTGACGCAAGAAGTAGAGCTGCTTATGAATACTTTGGAGATGTTGTGACTTTTGACATAACATATTTGACTAATAAGTATGACATGCCTTTTGCTGCATTTGTTTGTGTGAATCACCATGGTCAATCAACATTACTTGTATGTGGACTGTTGTCAGGTGAAGATACATATTCATTTGTATGA
- the LOC101490420 gene encoding uncharacterized protein: protein MKHLLKLIQSENYVYWTRRRDGSDVLRDIFWTHHDSIKLLNMFHFVLICDNTYKTDKYRLPLLEIFGVTSTGLTFSVAFAYFEQERQENFIWAFEKVRDLFVSKNLIPKVIVTDRVLAMMNAIHIVFPTSINLLCPLYIEKKIGTKCKQYITNDRQYEVMDLWKKIVYSTSVEEFDHHLQHFELVCADIITFVDYVKDSWFKPYKERFVVAWTNRVMHFGNTTTNRIESAHWRLKYMLQINNGDLCKSWDAVNMMLKNQMCIIKSSFQKTISIVDNVYTSPFYQRLHHFVSRTCLKNIDEQLKRVKMVGIDKIKCGCSIRTTHGLPCACELAYLQISATLIPLDTIHIFWRKLNMEHELEHEESLSQYDFLEELEAMKAYMKTQDIAGQIIFKAKVRELVFSHTTLKRPPHDKVKINGAIKNNKKRK from the exons ATGAAGCATCTATTGAAATTAATACAAAGTGAAAATTATGTgtattggacaagaagacgagATGGTTCAGATGTTCTAAGAGACATATTTTGGACGCATCATGAtagtataaagttgttaaatatgtttcattttgttttgatatgtgataacACATACAAAACAGATAAATATCGTCTACCATTGCTTGAAATTTTCGGTGTAACATCTACTGGGTTGACATTTTCTGTAGCATTTGCTTACTTCGAACAAGAGCGACAAGAAAACTTCATTTGGGCATTTGAAAAGGTAAGAGATTTGTTTGTCTCTAAGAATTTAATtcctaaagttattgtgactgatagagtTCTTGCAATGATGAATGCTATTCATATCGTATTTCCTACTTCAATTAATTTGCTATGTCctttatatattgaaaaaaaaattgggacaaaatgcaaacaatatataacaaatgaTAGACAATATGAGGTAATGGATCTATGGAAAAAGATTGTATATTCAACTAGTGTGGAAGAGTTTGATCATCACTTGCAACACTTTGAGTTagtgtgtgccgatattatcacttttgttgattatgttaaaGATTCATGGTTCAAACCTTATAAAGAAAGATTTGTCGTTGCTTGGACCAATAGAGTAATGCATTTCGGAAATACAACGACTAACAg aattgagtctgctcattggagattgaaatATATGTTGCAAATTAATAATGGAGACttgtgtaaaagttgggatgctgtgaatatgatgttgaagaatcAAATGTGTATCATCAAATCgtcttttcagaaaaccatTAGCATTGTTGATAACGTGTATACTTCACCATTTTATCAAAGATTGCATCACTTTGTATCAAGGACATGTTTAAAAAACATTGATGAACAATTAAAGAGGGTAAAAATGGTAGGtattgacaaaataaaatgtggTTGTTCAATCAGAACAACTCATGGGTTACCTTGTGCTTGTGAATTGGCATATTTGCAGATATCTGCTACTCTCATCCCTTTAGATACCATTCAtattttttggagaaaattAAACATGGAGCATGAATTGGAGcatgaagaatctttatcacAATATGACTTCTTAGAAGAGTTGGAGGCAATGAAAGCATACATGAAGACACAAGATATTGCTGGTCAAATAATATTCAAGGCAAAAGTGCGTGAACTTGTATTTTCACATACAACATTAAAGCGTCCACCACATGATAAAGTAAAAATCAACGGagctattaaaaataataaaaagagaaaataa